From the Gavia stellata isolate bGavSte3 chromosome 22, bGavSte3.hap2, whole genome shotgun sequence genome, one window contains:
- the GGA3 gene encoding ADP-ribosylation factor-binding protein GGA3 isoform X2, whose protein sequence is MAEAEGESLESWLNKATNPSNRQEDWEYIIGFCDQINKELEGPQIAVRLLAHKIQSPQEWEAVQALTYLGDRVSEKVKTKVIELLYSWTVALPEESKIKDAYYMLKRQGIVMFDPVIPADRTLIPSPPPRPKNPVFDDEEKSKLLAKLLKSKNPDDLQEANKLIKSMVKEDEARIQKVTKRMHTLEEVNNNVKLLNEMLVHYSKEDSSEADRELMKELYERCETKRRTLFKLASETEDNDSSLGDILQASDNLSRVINSYKKIIEGQVINGEVDLPVITLLSAAGSNSTSNLNTLIDLAGLDVTSTPPPPMPPTTLTPAPTVAPAPAEIPILPPPPQTFAQLRSSSSSQVEAVPAQQSSTANSLSLLDEELLCLGLNDPAPTAVKETSENNQWSMFENDQLDLDFFNPKMVTVACNPAGNPLLHHASQTTCGTSVTLPSAFTASQTAPSIPAPNSAPFVFSAGPAAPAGPPKTIPAAPGYFSSSVGSNMSHKMDALGQLLEEAKGTATQGMATPSVFPGATLPTAVTSTPLMAPAGLPAAAPGAPAIPFPSSCTAGSGSPLFQPASFQQQGSPMKAPEISLANVHVPLESIKPSSALPVTAYDKNGFRILLHFARECPPGRSDVLVVVVSMLNTAPLPVKNIVLQAAVPKSMKVKLQPPSGTELSPFNPIQPPAAITQVMLLANPAKEKVRLRYRLTFTLGDQPSTEVGEVDQFPPVEQWGNL, encoded by the exons ATAAAGCCACTAACCCATCTAACAGGCAAGAAGACTGGGAATACATCATTGGATTCTGTGACCAGATCAACAAAGAACTTGAAGG GCCACAGATAGCTGTGAGACTCCTGGCTCATAAAATCCAGTCGCCACAGGAATGGGAGGCAGTCCAAGCCTTGACA TACCTGGGAGACCGAGTCTCCGAGAAGGTGAAGACCAAAGTCATTGAACTGCTGTATAGCTGGACAGTGGCATTGCCAGAGGAATCCAAAATCAAGGATGCCTACTACATGCTGAAGCGACAAG GGATCGTTATGTTTGATCCTGTGATTCCTGCAGACAGAACCCTGATTCCCTCTCCACCGCCTCGTCCCAAAAACCCTGTGTTTGATGATGAGGAGAAATCCAAG CTTCTAGCCAAactgctgaaaagcaaaaacccAGATGATTTACAAGAGGCCAACAAGCTTATAAAATCCATGGTAAAAGAG GATGAGGCTCGGATTCAAAAAGTGACAAAACGCATGCACACGCTGGAGGAAGTAAATAACAATGTGAAGCTGCTGAATGAGATGTTGGTTCATTATAGCAAAGAGGACTCATCAGAGGCTGATCGGGAGCTCATGAAG GAGCTCTATGAAAGGTGTGAAACCAAAAGACGGACATTATTCAAGCTGGCCAGTGAGACAGAGGATAATGACAGCAGTTTGG GGGATATTCTGCAAGCGAGTGACAATTTATCCCGTGTGATTAATTcctataaaaaaataatagaggGGCAAGTGATCAATGGCGAAGTGGATCTCCCTGTGAT TACTCTTCTGTCTGCTGCAGGGAGTAACTCCACAAGTAATCTCAACACCCTCATTGACCTTGCTGGATTGGACGTCACCAGCACCCCGCCACCTCCAATGCCACCCACCACCCTGACGCCAGCCCCCACAGtagccccagccccagcagaaaTCCCCAttcttccacctcctccccagACGTTCGCACAGTTGCGGAGCAGTTCCTCCAGCCAAGTGGAAGCCGTACCCgctcagcagagcagcacagccaACTCCCTCTCCTTGCTGGATGAGGAGCTCCTGTGCTTAG gccTGAATGACCCAGCCCCTACAGCAGTGAAGGAGACATCAGAAAACAATCAGTGGAGCATGTTTGAG AATGACCAGTTGGACCTGGATTTCTTTAATCCGAAGATGGTGACTGTTGCTTGCAACCCTGCAGGGAACCCTCTTCTCCATCATGCATCACAGACCACGTGTGGAACATCAGTGACGCTGCCCTCTGCTTTCACAGCCTCTCAGACTGCTCCCAGCATCCCAGCACCAAACTCAGCACCATTTGTATTCTCTGCTGGACCGGCTGCCCCTGCGGGGCCTCCTAAGACTATTCCAGCTGCTCCTGGGTACTTCAGCTCATCTGTGGGGAGCAATATGTCACATAAGATGGATGCATTGGGACAACTCCTTGAAGAAGCCAAAGG GACTGCCACCCAAGGCATGGCGACACCCTCGGTGTTCCCTGGGGCTACTTTGCCAACCGCTGTCACCTCTACGCCGTTAATGGCACCTGCAGGGCTGCCAGCCGCTGCCCCTGGAGCCCCTGCAATTCCTTTCCCAAGCAGCTGCACTGCTGGCTCAGGAAGTCCTCTCTTTCAGCCAGCATCATTCCAGCAGCAAGGCAGTCCCATGAAAGCACCTGAAATTTCTTTGGCCAATGTCCATGTTCCCTTGGAATCCATTAAACCCA GCAGTGCCCTCCCGGTGACAGCCTATGACAAGAATGGCTTCCGGATCCTCTTGCACTTTGCCAGGGAGTGCCCGCCAGGAAGGTCGGATGTGCTAGTTGTGGTAGTCTCGATGCTGAACACGGCACCGCTTCCTGTGAAGAACATtgtgctgcaggctgctgtgcCGAAG tcCATGAAAGTGAAACTACAACCACCCTCTGGCACAGAGCTGTCTCCATTCAATCCCATCCAGCCACCTGCTGCCATCACCCAAGTCATGCTTCTGGCAAATCCTGCGAAG GAGAAAGTGAGGCTGCGATACAGACTGACCTTTACGCTGGGAGACCAGCCCAGCACAGAGGTCGGCGAAGTGGATCAGTTCCCCCCGGTAGAGCAGTGGGGGAATCTATGA
- the GGA3 gene encoding ADP-ribosylation factor-binding protein GGA3 isoform X1 has product MAEAEGESLESWLNKATNPSNRQEDWEYIIGFCDQINKELEGPQIAVRLLAHKIQSPQEWEAVQALTVLEACMKNCGRRFHNEVGKFRFLNELIKVVSPKYLGDRVSEKVKTKVIELLYSWTVALPEESKIKDAYYMLKRQGIVMFDPVIPADRTLIPSPPPRPKNPVFDDEEKSKLLAKLLKSKNPDDLQEANKLIKSMVKEDEARIQKVTKRMHTLEEVNNNVKLLNEMLVHYSKEDSSEADRELMKELYERCETKRRTLFKLASETEDNDSSLGDILQASDNLSRVINSYKKIIEGQVINGEVDLPVITLLSAAGSNSTSNLNTLIDLAGLDVTSTPPPPMPPTTLTPAPTVAPAPAEIPILPPPPQTFAQLRSSSSSQVEAVPAQQSSTANSLSLLDEELLCLGLNDPAPTAVKETSENNQWSMFENDQLDLDFFNPKMVTVACNPAGNPLLHHASQTTCGTSVTLPSAFTASQTAPSIPAPNSAPFVFSAGPAAPAGPPKTIPAAPGYFSSSVGSNMSHKMDALGQLLEEAKGTATQGMATPSVFPGATLPTAVTSTPLMAPAGLPAAAPGAPAIPFPSSCTAGSGSPLFQPASFQQQGSPMKAPEISLANVHVPLESIKPSSALPVTAYDKNGFRILLHFARECPPGRSDVLVVVVSMLNTAPLPVKNIVLQAAVPKSMKVKLQPPSGTELSPFNPIQPPAAITQVMLLANPAKEKVRLRYRLTFTLGDQPSTEVGEVDQFPPVEQWGNL; this is encoded by the exons ATAAAGCCACTAACCCATCTAACAGGCAAGAAGACTGGGAATACATCATTGGATTCTGTGACCAGATCAACAAAGAACTTGAAGG GCCACAGATAGCTGTGAGACTCCTGGCTCATAAAATCCAGTCGCCACAGGAATGGGAGGCAGTCCAAGCCTTGACA GTGCTGGAAGCTTGTATGAAGAATTGTGGGAGAAGATTTCATAACGAAGTAGGGAAGTTTCGCTTTTTAAACGAGTTAATAAAAGTTGTGTCTCCCAAG TACCTGGGAGACCGAGTCTCCGAGAAGGTGAAGACCAAAGTCATTGAACTGCTGTATAGCTGGACAGTGGCATTGCCAGAGGAATCCAAAATCAAGGATGCCTACTACATGCTGAAGCGACAAG GGATCGTTATGTTTGATCCTGTGATTCCTGCAGACAGAACCCTGATTCCCTCTCCACCGCCTCGTCCCAAAAACCCTGTGTTTGATGATGAGGAGAAATCCAAG CTTCTAGCCAAactgctgaaaagcaaaaacccAGATGATTTACAAGAGGCCAACAAGCTTATAAAATCCATGGTAAAAGAG GATGAGGCTCGGATTCAAAAAGTGACAAAACGCATGCACACGCTGGAGGAAGTAAATAACAATGTGAAGCTGCTGAATGAGATGTTGGTTCATTATAGCAAAGAGGACTCATCAGAGGCTGATCGGGAGCTCATGAAG GAGCTCTATGAAAGGTGTGAAACCAAAAGACGGACATTATTCAAGCTGGCCAGTGAGACAGAGGATAATGACAGCAGTTTGG GGGATATTCTGCAAGCGAGTGACAATTTATCCCGTGTGATTAATTcctataaaaaaataatagaggGGCAAGTGATCAATGGCGAAGTGGATCTCCCTGTGAT TACTCTTCTGTCTGCTGCAGGGAGTAACTCCACAAGTAATCTCAACACCCTCATTGACCTTGCTGGATTGGACGTCACCAGCACCCCGCCACCTCCAATGCCACCCACCACCCTGACGCCAGCCCCCACAGtagccccagccccagcagaaaTCCCCAttcttccacctcctccccagACGTTCGCACAGTTGCGGAGCAGTTCCTCCAGCCAAGTGGAAGCCGTACCCgctcagcagagcagcacagccaACTCCCTCTCCTTGCTGGATGAGGAGCTCCTGTGCTTAG gccTGAATGACCCAGCCCCTACAGCAGTGAAGGAGACATCAGAAAACAATCAGTGGAGCATGTTTGAG AATGACCAGTTGGACCTGGATTTCTTTAATCCGAAGATGGTGACTGTTGCTTGCAACCCTGCAGGGAACCCTCTTCTCCATCATGCATCACAGACCACGTGTGGAACATCAGTGACGCTGCCCTCTGCTTTCACAGCCTCTCAGACTGCTCCCAGCATCCCAGCACCAAACTCAGCACCATTTGTATTCTCTGCTGGACCGGCTGCCCCTGCGGGGCCTCCTAAGACTATTCCAGCTGCTCCTGGGTACTTCAGCTCATCTGTGGGGAGCAATATGTCACATAAGATGGATGCATTGGGACAACTCCTTGAAGAAGCCAAAGG GACTGCCACCCAAGGCATGGCGACACCCTCGGTGTTCCCTGGGGCTACTTTGCCAACCGCTGTCACCTCTACGCCGTTAATGGCACCTGCAGGGCTGCCAGCCGCTGCCCCTGGAGCCCCTGCAATTCCTTTCCCAAGCAGCTGCACTGCTGGCTCAGGAAGTCCTCTCTTTCAGCCAGCATCATTCCAGCAGCAAGGCAGTCCCATGAAAGCACCTGAAATTTCTTTGGCCAATGTCCATGTTCCCTTGGAATCCATTAAACCCA GCAGTGCCCTCCCGGTGACAGCCTATGACAAGAATGGCTTCCGGATCCTCTTGCACTTTGCCAGGGAGTGCCCGCCAGGAAGGTCGGATGTGCTAGTTGTGGTAGTCTCGATGCTGAACACGGCACCGCTTCCTGTGAAGAACATtgtgctgcaggctgctgtgcCGAAG tcCATGAAAGTGAAACTACAACCACCCTCTGGCACAGAGCTGTCTCCATTCAATCCCATCCAGCCACCTGCTGCCATCACCCAAGTCATGCTTCTGGCAAATCCTGCGAAG GAGAAAGTGAGGCTGCGATACAGACTGACCTTTACGCTGGGAGACCAGCCCAGCACAGAGGTCGGCGAAGTGGATCAGTTCCCCCCGGTAGAGCAGTGGGGGAATCTATGA